The Pseudomonas berkeleyensis genome includes a region encoding these proteins:
- the tagH gene encoding type VI secretion system-associated FHA domain protein TagH yields MELVFDVVSAQQFVPGLLTTKTFKQAGGVIGRADECDWVIPDRKRILSSRHAEVSYRDGAFYLTDTSSNGIQLKDSGASLAKGSPQRIEHGSVYCLGDFEIRARLVQDPAMFEGDIGLPQAAGSIIPDDAFLDLDPLTALDQQERVYAEVDDLTAVLRPSTAQAQQRDYAQIDEENLLVPELVMPTPAPQPKVAPEPERLPPTFWEKFSDALGVRVDDLDDDAREALALNAAKLLKQSVGSLQQALRTRSELKNELRLALTTVQSAGNNPLKHGLDTSETLTALLRGGKPGQLPAEQAINRSFRDLQAHQVALLAASRAAVQGMFEQFAPEQLTMRFERNGRKPLLPTDGGRWRAYRRLHASLEQNDDWSDRLFARDFASAYEEQVRLIATLNTDLQG; encoded by the coding sequence ATGGAACTGGTATTCGATGTGGTCAGCGCGCAGCAGTTCGTGCCAGGTCTGTTGACCACCAAAACCTTCAAACAGGCCGGCGGCGTGATCGGTCGTGCCGACGAGTGCGACTGGGTGATTCCCGATCGCAAGCGCATCCTCTCCAGTCGGCATGCGGAAGTCAGCTATCGCGATGGCGCCTTCTACCTGACCGACACCAGCAGCAATGGCATCCAGCTCAAGGACAGCGGTGCCAGCCTGGCCAAGGGCAGCCCGCAGCGGATCGAGCATGGCAGCGTGTATTGCCTGGGCGACTTCGAAATTCGCGCACGGCTGGTTCAGGATCCGGCCATGTTCGAAGGGGATATCGGTCTGCCGCAGGCCGCCGGCAGCATCATCCCGGATGATGCTTTCCTCGACCTCGATCCGCTCACCGCGCTGGATCAGCAGGAGCGCGTGTACGCCGAGGTGGACGACCTCACCGCCGTGCTGCGCCCCAGCACCGCACAGGCGCAGCAGCGCGACTACGCGCAGATCGACGAGGAAAACCTGCTGGTGCCCGAGCTGGTGATGCCGACACCTGCGCCGCAACCGAAAGTCGCCCCGGAACCCGAACGCCTGCCGCCGACCTTCTGGGAGAAGTTCTCCGATGCCCTCGGCGTGCGTGTCGACGACCTTGATGACGATGCCCGCGAAGCGCTGGCGCTGAATGCCGCCAAGCTGCTCAAGCAGAGCGTCGGCAGCCTGCAGCAGGCGCTGCGTACCCGCAGCGAGCTGAAGAACGAACTGCGTCTGGCGCTGACCACGGTGCAGAGCGCTGGCAACAACCCGCTCAAGCATGGCCTGGATACCAGCGAGACGCTGACCGCGCTGCTGCGTGGCGGCAAGCCTGGCCAACTACCGGCCGAGCAAGCCATCAACCGCAGCTTCCGCGACCTGCAGGCGCACCAGGTGGCGCTGCTCGCGGCCAGCCGCGCAGCCGTTCAGGGCATGTTCGAACAGTTCGCCCCGGAGCAACTGACCATGCGTTTCGAGCGTAACGGTCGCAAGCCGTTGCTGCCGACCGATGGCGGCCGCTGGCGCGCCTACCGCCGCCTGCATGCCTCGCTGGAGCAGAACGACGACTGGAGCGATCGCCTGTTCGCCCGTGATTTCGCCAGTGCCTACGAAGAGCAGGTTCGCCTGATCGCCACCCTCAATACCGACCTTCAAGGATGA
- the tssJ gene encoding type VI secretion system lipoprotein TssJ, whose product MPRLLSLALCAVLLTLAGCAAMSPYSTMTKLDLSLTGSDQLNPDLHGRPSPIVLRLIELKHPVAFENADFFSLYQRPKEALAPDLVTLEELELRPGETRELKVSVQEGSRYVAVLAAYRDLPEANWRYVIAINEQQRNVANLRLDERGIRNLDDPQERSR is encoded by the coding sequence ATGCCTCGCCTGCTTTCCCTGGCCCTGTGCGCCGTGCTGCTGACACTCGCCGGCTGCGCCGCGATGTCGCCTTACTCGACCATGACCAAGCTGGATCTGAGCCTCACCGGCAGTGATCAGCTCAACCCGGATCTGCACGGTCGCCCCTCGCCCATCGTGCTGCGGCTGATCGAACTCAAGCACCCGGTGGCCTTCGAGAACGCCGATTTCTTCTCCCTCTACCAGCGGCCCAAGGAAGCCCTGGCGCCTGATCTGGTGACCCTGGAAGAACTCGAGCTGCGCCCGGGTGAAACCCGTGAGTTGAAGGTTTCGGTGCAGGAAGGCAGCCGCTACGTCGCTGTGCTCGCCGCCTATCGCGACCTGCCGGAAGCCAACTGGCGCTACGTGATCGCGATCAACGAGCAGCAGCGCAACGTCGCCAACCTACGCCTCGACGAGCGCGGCATTCGCAACCTGGATGACCCGCAGGAGCGCAGCCGATGA
- the tssM gene encoding type VI secretion system membrane subunit TssM, protein MKSFFAKLGAFFRKTWVWSLLLVLILALLVWFVGPLLAVSDYKFWESATSRLLTISLLFLLWGLGMVFASWRSTARKKAEENDADAQERLRREEQISEEQNELRHRFKDALRTLKRSTLYRGRSEKWRNDLPWYLLLGPQGSGKTSLLDFSGLDFPLNRGDNQRLTKDVSGTRYADWYFADHAVLIDTAGRYLTQPDAQVDGRAWGTLLGLLRQRRARPLNGVLVSIPVEQLQGGSEVELETLARQTRQRLHEIHQRLGADVPVYLVLSKADKVLGFDEFFDQLSREESEQVLGASFRKEQNASDVSVVRQEFEELLRRLNSQVILRMHQERDTQRRGRILDFPHQLGQIGERLCLFIELAFAGNRYQRASKLRGFYLTSAPQLNEQLDPLTAGIGRNLGLAGSALPTFRSGRARFIHHLLSQVIFPEAELAGLDQKEVRRIDWGQRAMYATAFAVLALFGVLWATGFSANHGRLEELREIAQKLTREHGAINPQDDAQQVLKALDSSYAATLVFPPKGDVSYLQRTGLFQGEAVNPSLHSTYRAELENLLLPRVARQLEAQIRANLSDRERLLGSLRAYLMLNLEERRDADFLKEWVAADWSLRYAGNSPAQHGLNTHFARLLDESFAPYALNTQLVAQARQVLRSESLANVVYRMLREQARSLPDYRLSQKLGPQAGLINGSDYAIPGFYTQSGYSKTFTAQGGNLVREILRDNWVLGEGETLSAGDLGRLMVELEQLYFRDYGNYWGEAIAQLSLEPIGSAGRGASLLGGLTAANSPLLQLLVEVRDNTRFKGLAEAADDAGAAAAALEGTKGKLGKAAKLASAAAEQAQQALAKNTPDTARKTLERRFESLHKLLDDNGGAGVELAAGLQALDELQRQLASLANAGASDQAAFEMAKARMGGKRDAINQVRSAAARLPQPVGNWLALLAEDSWTLVLNDAYHFLNQRYQSELYAAYDNSLKQRYPFTAHSESDVAVADFREFFKAQGIAERFFDSYLRPFVSGSADEYRLRRVDGRGLPLSREFLLQMSRAQVIRRSFFAENPAEPQVLFKLEPYSLDSSLSRADFRFGKQQLEYRHGPIVATAFRWPAASEEDRTSLVVEELGGRRVGIEKNTGPWSLFRLLDLMDVDYHSGRDVLILKANLGGLHANYLLHSQRSPNPFDIGLLRSFKLPATL, encoded by the coding sequence ATGAAGAGCTTCTTCGCCAAACTTGGCGCCTTTTTCCGCAAGACCTGGGTCTGGAGTCTGTTGCTGGTTCTGATCCTTGCGCTGCTGGTGTGGTTCGTCGGCCCGCTGCTGGCGGTCAGTGACTACAAATTCTGGGAGTCGGCCACCAGCCGTCTGCTGACCATCAGCCTGCTATTCCTGCTCTGGGGGCTGGGCATGGTATTCGCCAGCTGGCGCTCCACTGCGCGCAAGAAGGCCGAAGAGAACGATGCCGATGCGCAGGAACGCCTGCGCCGTGAGGAGCAGATCAGCGAGGAGCAGAACGAACTGCGCCATCGCTTCAAGGACGCTCTGCGCACCCTCAAGCGCTCCACCCTGTACCGTGGTCGCAGCGAGAAATGGCGCAACGACCTGCCCTGGTACCTGCTGCTCGGCCCGCAGGGCAGCGGCAAGACCAGTTTGCTGGACTTCTCCGGACTGGACTTTCCGCTCAACCGTGGCGACAACCAGCGTCTGACCAAGGACGTGTCCGGCACCCGTTACGCCGACTGGTACTTCGCCGACCACGCCGTGCTGATCGACACCGCCGGCCGTTACCTGACCCAGCCTGACGCTCAGGTCGATGGCCGCGCCTGGGGCACCTTGTTGGGTCTGCTACGCCAGCGCCGTGCGCGCCCGCTCAATGGTGTGCTGGTGAGCATTCCGGTCGAGCAGCTGCAGGGCGGCAGCGAAGTGGAGCTGGAAACCCTGGCCCGTCAGACCCGTCAGCGCCTGCACGAGATTCATCAGCGCCTGGGCGCCGACGTGCCGGTCTACCTGGTGCTGAGCAAGGCCGACAAGGTGCTGGGCTTCGACGAGTTCTTCGATCAGCTGTCGCGTGAGGAAAGCGAGCAGGTGCTCGGCGCCAGCTTCCGCAAGGAGCAGAACGCCAGCGATGTAAGCGTCGTGCGTCAGGAGTTCGAAGAGCTGCTGCGCCGTCTCAACAGCCAGGTGATCCTGCGTATGCACCAGGAGCGCGATACCCAGCGCCGTGGTCGCATCCTCGACTTCCCGCACCAGCTCGGCCAGATCGGCGAGCGCCTGTGCCTGTTCATCGAACTGGCCTTCGCCGGCAACCGCTACCAGCGTGCCAGCAAGCTGCGCGGCTTCTACCTGACCAGCGCGCCGCAACTCAATGAGCAGCTTGACCCGCTGACAGCCGGCATCGGCCGCAACCTCGGCCTGGCCGGCAGTGCGCTGCCGACCTTCCGCAGTGGTCGTGCACGCTTCATCCACCACCTGCTCAGCCAGGTGATTTTCCCCGAGGCGGAGCTGGCCGGTCTGGATCAGAAGGAAGTGCGCCGCATCGATTGGGGCCAGCGCGCCATGTACGCCACCGCCTTCGCCGTGCTGGCGCTGTTCGGTGTGCTCTGGGCCACCGGCTTCTCGGCCAACCACGGGCGTCTGGAAGAACTGCGCGAAATCGCCCAGAAGCTCACCCGCGAGCACGGTGCGATCAACCCGCAGGACGATGCCCAGCAGGTGCTCAAGGCACTGGACAGCAGCTACGCCGCGACCTTGGTGTTCCCACCCAAGGGCGACGTGTCCTACCTGCAGCGTACCGGTCTGTTCCAGGGCGAAGCGGTCAATCCGTCGTTGCACTCGACCTACCGCGCCGAGTTGGAAAACCTCTTGCTGCCACGCGTGGCGCGCCAGCTGGAAGCGCAGATCCGCGCCAACCTCAGCGACCGCGAACGCCTGCTCGGCAGCCTGCGCGCCTACCTGATGCTCAACCTCGAAGAGCGCCGCGACGCCGACTTTCTCAAGGAGTGGGTCGCTGCCGACTGGTCGCTGCGCTACGCCGGCAACAGCCCGGCACAGCATGGCCTGAACACGCACTTCGCGCGCCTGCTCGATGAGTCGTTCGCGCCCTATGCGCTCAACACCCAGCTGGTCGCCCAGGCGCGTCAGGTGCTGCGCAGCGAGTCGCTGGCCAACGTCGTCTACCGCATGCTGCGTGAGCAGGCGCGTAGCCTGCCGGACTACCGCCTGAGCCAGAAGCTCGGCCCGCAGGCCGGTCTGATCAATGGCAGCGACTACGCCATCCCAGGCTTCTACACCCAGAGCGGTTACAGCAAGACCTTCACTGCTCAGGGCGGCAACCTGGTGCGTGAGATCCTGCGTGACAACTGGGTGCTGGGCGAAGGCGAAACCCTCAGCGCCGGTGACCTCGGTCGCCTGATGGTGGAGCTGGAGCAACTGTACTTCCGTGACTACGGCAACTACTGGGGCGAAGCCATCGCCCAGCTCAGCCTGGAGCCGATCGGCAGCGCTGGGCGTGGTGCCAGCCTGCTGGGTGGTCTGACTGCCGCCAACTCGCCGCTGCTGCAACTGCTGGTGGAAGTGCGCGACAACACCCGCTTCAAGGGACTGGCCGAGGCTGCTGACGACGCCGGTGCCGCCGCTGCCGCGCTGGAAGGCACCAAGGGCAAGTTGGGCAAGGCCGCCAAGCTGGCCAGCGCCGCTGCCGAACAAGCGCAACAGGCTCTGGCCAAGAACACCCCGGACACCGCGCGCAAGACGCTGGAGCGTCGCTTCGAGAGCCTGCACAAGCTGCTCGACGATAACGGCGGTGCCGGTGTCGAACTGGCCGCCGGCCTGCAGGCGCTGGACGAGTTGCAACGCCAGCTGGCCAGTTTGGCCAACGCCGGCGCCAGCGATCAGGCCGCGTTCGAGATGGCCAAGGCGCGCATGGGCGGCAAGCGCGATGCGATCAACCAGGTGCGCAGCGCCGCTGCGCGCTTGCCGCAACCGGTGGGCAACTGGCTGGCGCTGCTGGCCGAGGATAGCTGGACGCTGGTGCTCAATGACGCTTACCACTTCCTCAACCAGCGCTACCAGAGCGAGCTGTACGCCGCCTACGACAACTCGCTGAAGCAGCGTTATCCGTTCACCGCGCACAGCGAAAGCGATGTGGCGGTGGCCGACTTCCGCGAGTTCTTCAAGGCTCAGGGCATCGCCGAACGCTTCTTCGACAGCTACCTGCGTCCCTTCGTCAGCGGCAGCGCCGACGAATACCGCCTGCGTCGCGTCGATGGCCGTGGCCTGCCGCTGTCGCGCGAGTTCCTCCTGCAGATGAGCCGCGCCCAGGTGATCCGCCGCAGCTTCTTCGCCGAAAACCCGGCCGAGCCGCAGGTGCTGTTCAAGCTCGAACCCTACTCGCTGGACTCCAGCCTGAGCCGTGCCGACTTCCGCTTCGGCAAGCAGCAACTGGAATACCGCCACGGGCCGATCGTCGCCACCGCCTTCCGCTGGCCGGCAGCGAGCGAGGAAGACCGCACCAGCCTGGTGGTCGAGGAACTGGGTGGTCGCCGCGTCGGTATCGAGAAGAACACCGGCCCCTGGTCGCTGTTCCGCCTGCTCGACCTGATGGACGTGGACTACCACAGCGGTCGTGACGTGCTGATCCTCAAGGCCAATCTCGGTGGTCTGCACGCCAACTACCTGCTGCACAGCCAGCGCTCGCCGAACCCGTTCGACATCGGCCTGCTGCGCAGCTTCAAGCTGCCGGCGACGCTCTGA
- the tssK gene encoding type VI secretion system baseplate subunit TssK: protein MSQHKVIWQEGMLLRPQHFQQNDRYFDHQLKVRTQKLDSYAWGFFELEIDRQFLNMGKLVVSKASGVLPDGSLFDLGAEREPLGLDVPPNTGNTPVYLALPLVTGNHIESRRPEQRDVLARYVAFDEEVADCNAGDSSVSQVSTGRPDFRLLLGEQQSDQAYVKLKLCDVLDTTPDGVISLDPEFSPTYVNFQASGYLLSCLKEVISMLAHRGDILAERIRATGKVGGAEVGDFMMLQLINRYEPILRHHLGVEQVHPEQIYRELVGLLGELATFSSETKRPRLEGRYLHSDQGLSFRKLMDAIRQVLSMVLEQHAIEMLLQQRQYGIQVSPLHDHKLLGTSSFVLAASAQCDSEELRQRLPAHLKVGPVERIRQLVNLHLPGIKVKPLPVAPRQIPFHSGKTYFALELSSEELAQLERSGGFAFHVSGEFSGLELKFWAIRN from the coding sequence ATGAGCCAGCATAAAGTCATCTGGCAGGAAGGCATGCTGCTGCGCCCGCAGCACTTCCAGCAGAACGATCGTTACTTCGATCACCAGCTCAAGGTGCGTACGCAGAAGCTGGACAGCTATGCCTGGGGCTTCTTCGAACTGGAGATCGACCGCCAGTTCCTCAACATGGGCAAGCTGGTGGTGAGCAAGGCCAGCGGCGTGCTGCCCGACGGCAGCCTCTTCGACCTTGGCGCCGAGCGCGAGCCGCTGGGCCTGGACGTGCCGCCGAACACCGGCAACACCCCGGTCTACCTGGCGCTACCGCTGGTTACCGGCAACCACATCGAGAGCCGCCGCCCGGAGCAGCGTGACGTGCTGGCGCGCTATGTCGCCTTCGACGAGGAAGTGGCTGACTGCAACGCCGGCGACAGCAGTGTCAGTCAGGTCAGCACTGGTCGCCCGGACTTCCGCCTGCTGCTCGGCGAGCAGCAGAGCGACCAGGCCTATGTGAAGCTCAAGCTGTGCGACGTGCTCGACACCACGCCGGACGGGGTGATCAGCCTCGACCCGGAATTCAGCCCGACCTACGTCAACTTCCAGGCCTCCGGCTACCTGCTGAGCTGCCTCAAGGAAGTGATCAGCATGCTCGCCCACCGTGGCGACATCCTCGCCGAGCGCATTCGCGCCACCGGCAAGGTGGGTGGCGCCGAGGTCGGCGACTTCATGATGCTGCAACTGATCAACCGCTACGAGCCGATCCTGCGTCATCACCTGGGCGTCGAGCAGGTGCACCCGGAGCAGATCTACCGTGAGCTGGTCGGCCTGCTCGGCGAATTGGCCACTTTCTCCAGCGAGACCAAGCGCCCGCGCCTGGAAGGCCGCTACCTGCACAGCGACCAGGGCCTGAGCTTTCGCAAGCTGATGGACGCCATCCGCCAGGTGCTGTCGATGGTGCTCGAACAGCACGCCATCGAGATGCTCCTGCAGCAGCGCCAGTACGGCATCCAGGTGTCGCCGCTGCACGACCACAAGCTGCTCGGCACCTCCAGTTTCGTGCTCGCAGCCAGCGCCCAGTGCGACTCCGAGGAGCTGCGCCAGCGCCTGCCGGCGCACCTCAAGGTCGGTCCGGTGGAGCGCATTCGTCAGCTGGTCAACCTGCACCTGCCGGGGATCAAGGTCAAACCGCTGCCGGTGGCGCCACGGCAGATTCCCTTCCACTCGGGCAAGACCTACTTCGCCTTGGAGCTCAGCTCCGAGGAACTGGCGCAGCTGGAACGCTCCGGCGGCTTCGCCTTCCACGTGTCCGGCGAGTTCTCCGGGCTTGAGCTGAAATTCTGGGCGATCAGGAACTGA
- the icmH gene encoding type IVB secretion system protein IcmH/DotU, whose amino-acid sequence MTTKEMEYGQDDKTVILNRKGESRAESPLTDFSAPPKFEQLEERMIFAARLRPAESFNISLNPLVAAASSLLSEVVRLKHSFESEDLDALNQRLTREIKLFEHRALHDGAESSQVMAARYVLCTVVDEAVVTTPWGNESQWSQMSLLSSFHNETFGGEKFFQLLERLSRNPVKHLPMLELMYLCLSLGFEGKYRVLQRGMLELEAVRDSLYRQIRQLRGDVPREVSPHWQGLKDTRRRLVRIVPWWLVALFTLMCLVMMYAGFAWVLGEQRDTVLKPYQQLDPASGVSMDDMK is encoded by the coding sequence ATGACAACCAAGGAAATGGAATACGGCCAGGATGACAAGACGGTCATCCTCAACCGCAAGGGTGAATCGCGCGCAGAAAGCCCGCTGACCGACTTCAGCGCGCCGCCGAAATTCGAGCAGTTGGAAGAACGCATGATCTTCGCCGCGCGCCTGCGCCCGGCAGAGAGCTTCAACATCAGCCTCAACCCGCTGGTGGCAGCGGCGTCCTCGCTGCTCTCGGAAGTGGTGCGCCTCAAGCACAGCTTCGAGAGCGAGGATCTGGATGCCCTCAATCAGCGCCTGACCCGTGAGATCAAGCTGTTCGAGCACCGCGCCCTGCACGACGGCGCCGAGAGCAGCCAGGTGATGGCCGCCCGCTACGTGCTGTGCACCGTGGTCGACGAGGCGGTGGTGACCACGCCCTGGGGCAACGAGAGCCAGTGGTCGCAGATGAGTCTGCTGTCCTCGTTCCACAACGAGACCTTCGGCGGCGAGAAGTTCTTCCAGTTGCTCGAGCGCCTGTCGCGCAACCCGGTCAAGCACCTGCCGATGCTGGAGCTGATGTACCTGTGCCTGTCGCTCGGTTTCGAAGGCAAGTACCGCGTGCTGCAGCGCGGCATGCTCGAACTGGAAGCGGTGCGCGACAGCCTCTACAGGCAGATTCGCCAGCTGCGCGGCGACGTGCCGCGCGAAGTCTCACCGCACTGGCAGGGCCTGAAGGACACCCGTCGGCGTCTGGTGCGCATCGTGCCGTGGTGGCTGGTGGCGCTGTTCACCCTGATGTGCCTGGTGATGATGTACGCCGGCTTCGCCTGGGTGCTCGGCGAGCAGCGCGACACCGTTCTCAAGCCGTACCAGCAACTCGACCCGGCCTCGGGTGTCAGCATGGATGACATGAAATGA